A segment of the bacterium genome:
TTATGGAAGAGCATTTCAGGCGTCTTGCTTATTGCAAAACGCATTTTCAGGGAGGTGTTAATTCTGATATGGGAAGAGTTTACATCCAGTATGGGCCTCCTGTTGATAAGCAGAGGGATTTTTCCAGTATTGAATATTCACAACCTGTTATAATCTGGACTTATGCTATTGACGGGCGGAGTGAATTTGTATTTGCTGACAGGTCCGGCGATGGTAAATATGTACTTGTCCATTCCACTTGCAGAGATGAGTATTCAAATCCTCATTGGATGGATGATTTAAGACAGGGAACAGGGAAAAAGTAGGATATTAATCCTGCAGAATGGGAGCGGCTGTAATGATTAAAAATAACTTATTTAAATTGTCTGTAGTTCTTTTTTCTGTTTTTATAATTTCAGGATGCAGCAGAAATAAATCCGAAGATTTTTTTCAGGGAGTGACAATTGCGCCGTCATACTCATACTATATGTCGGGCAGAACCGACAGGGTTAAAGGTTATGTAGTCAGAGTAAACGGAGCAGAAAAGCTGGAAAACCCCGGGCTGGTTTTTCTGGCAAGCGGTATTGATTATCAGGGTGAGGCGTACGTAATTGTAAATCGTACCAGATACGAGATCCCTCCTGTTAGCGGCACTGTAAGTAAAATCAATTCAGCTTCCGGATCTCATGGCAAGGCACAGTTTTATTCTGTTTCCACTGAAGATGATATTACAGGCAAGATTGTTATTCCTTTAAAAAAGAATACTGTACAGGACGGGATAAATGAAGTTGCCTTTTTTAAAGACGAGTCAAGTGACGGCTTTACAGTATTGGACGCACGAATTGAAGCAGTAAAGGCAGAGAGTTCTTATGTAGCAGGGCAGACATATCATTTGCTGGCAAGAGGAAGGCCTGCTTCCATCCGTGATTTTGATTTTGTTTATAATTACAAAAATAGTCACAAATGGACAGAGAAAGATATCCCGGAATGGGCACAGCGGGGCAAAGTTAATTTCTATCGTGCAGGTATAGATTATGATAACCTGGATCGAATGTTTGAAATGTTCAGAGAAGCTCATATAAACTTGGTGGCTGTAGGAATCCCAAGAGATAAAAACAGTAAAGATTATGAGAGAGTAGAATCATTTATAAAAAGATGCCATAAAAACAATATCAGAATAACAGCTTTTAATTCTCTCGGAGGTGTCAGTTTAAGAAACTTGTTGATGAATCCTAAGCTGGAAACCTGGATAGGCCATGATGAGTATGGCAATAAATTGTGGCGACAGCCGGGTAAAGTGTTTGCTGCTGATCTTGCAAATCAAAAATACTGCAATTACGAATTAAAATATGCAGGGCTGCAGATAGATACAGGTGTTGATGAACTCTATTATGATTACGCTCTTGGCAGCACAGGAGATGTCCTTAGGTTTTTTAAGAACGTTCGAAAAATTGCTGAGGTGAAAGGCAGAAATGTAACTATTTACGGCAATTGTAAAGGCAATGTGCTGGTTGATGAAGTATGTGATCTGACAAAGAGTGAAGGCACTACTGAAGCTGGTGTCAGGAACGGTAAATGGGTTCACAATATTCCTCAGGCAAGATTTTATTATGCAGTAGGAGAAGGGATCAAACCGTACCGCAGTAAATATGAAGGAGCTGATCCTGGAGTACCGAATCCCGGTGCATTTAATGTACAGGACGGAATGAAATGCGGATGGCAAAAGCCCATTGCAGAGGCTGCTGCTTTTCAGTCTCATTTTGCTATTGCAGAAGCAGGCGATAAACTTCTCAGCGGATGGGTTACAAAAGATAATCCCCTTGCCATGAGAATCTGGGACGAAATAAGTAAATACTATGCTTTTTTGTATGAGAACAGGTCACTTTATACTGATGTAAAGTGTGTAAGTAAAATAGGTATTTTGGCGCCGCCAAGGGTTCCGAGTTTTGAAGTTTCTCTAGCAAGAGAGAGTCTCTATAACGCTCTGTCAGAGATGAATATAATGTATGCTATTGTACTGCTCCACAGAATGGACAGTAATGTACTTGCAAAATACAAAGCTATTATCATTCCAAACTTACCATGGATTACAAAAGAACAGCTTAAGGTCATAGAAGATTATAAAAAGAACGGCGGTAACATTTATACAATAGGAAGCAGTAATGAGCTGCGCAGCCTGGCAGACATCTCCTCTGATTCTCAAATTTTTGGAAAGCTGCATAAGACATCTAAGAGAGAAAAACTGAGAAGAAAACTAGAGAAACTGGGAGGAAAACCATTAATCTCTATAAAGGGAGTTAATTACGTTGCAGCTAATATTGTCAGAAAGCGGGGAAAAGACCAGTACATTGTTCATTTTGTAAATTATAATAAGCCTCTTAAAAATGTTAAAGTCCGCATAAATCTTAATGGCCTTTCGAAAAAGCTGCACAAAAATGGTATACGACTTTTATCTCCTGATGTAGTACCGGGGGAATTAAAATCAGTTTCAATTAAAAATAATAGTCTGGAATTTATTCTGCCTGTTTTAAAAATATATGATGTGGTATCTATAAACTATATCGGTTTTCAAAGAAAGGAAATGTAAAATGCCGAAATTACAAAAAGCTTTATATTTTGCTGTTGCTTTAATTTTTTTGCCAGCAATGAGTCTGATATTTGCACAGAGCACATTAGAAAAACTTCCCCTGAAAAATTACAGGCCCCATTCAATTTATCAGATACCGAAAACAGAGATACAAAAAGCCAGGTACCCTGTTATTGATATGCATTCGCACCCATATGCTGAATCCAGGGAAGATATCTCAAAATGGGTAAAGACTATGGATGAGATGGGAATCGAGAAAACTGTAATTTTAACAATGGCAACAGGTGCAAAATTTGATTCCATCTATGCTGAATATGCAGGAAAATATCCCGGAAGATTTGAAGTGTGGTGTGGTTTTGATTATTCAGGTTATGATAAACCTGGATTCGGACCTGCAGCAGTAAAAGAGCTTGAACGTTGCGCCAAAGCAGGTGCAACAGGTGTAGGAGAACTTGGCGACAAGGGTAAGGGGCTTTTTTACTGTGATACAAAAGCCTGGGGAATGCATCTTGATGACCCGAGAATGGATCCTCTGCTGGAGAAATGTGCAGAGCTAAACGTTCCTGTCAGTATCCATGTTGCAGATCCTATATGGATGTATCAGCCTATGGACTCAACAAACGACGGATTGATGAATGCAGTAGAGTGGCGGCTTGATAATCAAAAGGATATCGTGGGGCATGATGGTATGATTGATATACTTGAGCGTGCAGTGAAACGTCATCCTAAAACTACTTTTATAGCATGCCATTTTGCAAACTGTTCTTACAATCTTAATAAACTCGGCGCACTGCTTGACAAATATCCCAATCTTTATGCTGATATTGGTGCCCGTTATGCAGAAACTGCTCCAATTCCGCGTTTCACCGCAGAATTCTACAAAAAGTATCAGAACAGGCTTTTATACGGCACTGATATGGGATTTGATGAAAATATGTACAGAATAACGTTCCGAATTTTGGAAAGCAGTGATGAGCATTTTTATGAGATGGAGCAATTCGGATATCACTGGGCATTATATGGGTTAGGCCTGAGCAGCAATATTCTCAAAAAAATTTACAGAAGTAATGCACTGAAAATTTTCAAACAGCAGAGAAGATGAGAGAGGAAATACTGTGAAATTAATTATTAAAAATATTTACCGACCAATGCTGGTCTTATTATTTTTACTGCTCTATTCAGAATGTTCCAGGACTACTGTTTTCAGTAATAAAGGCTGGAGCATAGTAGCGGATTCAAGTAATGAACATTTGATTGTAAAACAAAAAGATATTGGGATTGTTTTACAGGATGTTACGCTTAATCTTGAAAAAAACAACAGCCTTACTCCTCTGTCCGGCTGGACCATAAAAAAGAAAGACAGCCAGAAATTAATTATTAAGACAGAAAAACCTCAGGTTACTACCTGGGAGTTTATCATTACTGATGAGGGGATTAATATAAACTCTTCTACTGAAAATGTAATTGTAAAAGGTGTCGCTCCTGCTTCCGGAGGGAGAATTCCTGCAAGAGTAGCAAGCCAGGACAATGGCGTAATCTACACCTCTCTTGGCTTTGTTTCAGCTAAAAATATTTACTGTCTGTTTGATCGTAAGACTGATACTATGATTCAATTCCCTGAAAAAAGCGATCTGCAACGTAATGCTTCTGATGAACAGCTTATGGATGTGGTTTTTCCATTAAGGGATAGTTTGGGGGATGAAGGAAGAACCCGCCGGGGAGTTAAAATTATTCCCAGTGCGGAGATTTCTCTTATTCAAAATTATTACACAGATGAGCTTGGTTTAAAACATTATGAACCCTACTGGCCTCAGAATGAGGGGGCGCACAAGTTTAAAACAGCTCCAACCGGGTGGCTTTCATGGTACTGCTACTATATGCCTGCAAATCAGGAAGATATGGTAAAAGATACAGATGCTCTTGCAGAAGATTTAAAGAAATATGGATTGGAGTATGTACAGCTTGATGCAACATTCACAAGAGGTAAAAATAGTAACTGGCTGGAATGGGATAAAGAAAAATATCCTAAAGGCGGCAAATGGCTGATGCAGTATGTAAAAAGCAAGGGATTAAAACCGGGGTTATGGGTAAATATTTACGGAGCAAATTATGATCATCCGGCTTTTGGAGATCAATTCCCGGATGGTAAATATCCGGAAAACTGGTTTCTTCACGATAAGAACGGTAATCTTATCGGAGCTTGCTGCACTGCTGATTCTACAGTTGTAAAGCTTGATTATTCAAATCCTCAGGTTATTAAAAAACACCTGATACCTCTGTTTAAAACATTAGTAAATGACTGGGGGATAGAGTACCTGAAAGATGCAGGGCATGCTGAATGGCAGTGGACATATGAGGAAAACAGGTCAAGAGTTTACAACCCTTCTCTCGAAGGAAGGGATTTATACTGGGAAGCTCAGAAAGCAGTCAGAAATATAATGGGGCCTGAAAACTGGATAATGGGTTGTGATGCGGAAGGCGGCGCTGATTTTTATTCTCTTGGATTCGGGCTCTTTGACAGCGCATTTAACATACTTGATGATGTTTACAACGTTTGGGAGCAGTATATCTGGGCTCCTGCAATGGGAACAAAAATGCATCTTGCTTCCATGTTCAGTGCAAATTATCTGAATGACATTGTATTTTATAATGATCCTGATGCTACAATGATTCGTCCGCCTCTTACAATGGATGAAGCAATAAACAATGTAACTTCAATTTCATTAACCGGCCAGTCTTATATGATAAGTGATTTTATGTCTCAGCCCTCAGAGAAGAGGATTGAAGTGTTAAAGAAAAATATGCTCTGGGGGAAAGAATTCCCCGAATTAATAAAAAAACTTTCTTCTGACAGGCTTAAACTTTATAAAAAAACAATGCCCGCAATGAATATCACTCCCATTGATCTGTATCCGTTCAGGGCAAAGGCAGAGTATGCTCCTTTGCCGGAGAGTTATCCCAAGACAGATAACTTTCCGAGAGCACTGGACTTAAAGGTTAATAAAGAATCTGGAGTATATGATGTAGTTGCGGTTTACAACTGGTCTGATAAAGAGTCTTATGAGAAAATTGGTTTTAAAAAAGATTTGGGCCTTGATAACAAAAAGAGTTATCTAATATTTGATTTCTGGAACAAAAAATTGATTGGAATTGTAAGAAATGAATTTCAAGTACTTGTGGCTCCACACGGGACAAGAGTGTTAATTATCAGGGCATCGGACGGCAGGCCTCAGCTTTTAACTAGTTCCCGCCACATTACGAGTTCGTACAGTATTAAAGCGCTTTCCTGGGATCCAGACGGAAATATTTTAAGCGGTACCTCAAAAGTAGTGCCGGATGACTCATATTCCATATTTATTTATGTGCCGAAGAGTATAGTATTATCAAATATCAAAACAAACGCTGTCACTATTTCAAATAATATGAATTCTAACCGTGTGCTAAAATTAAATTTACGAAGTAAAAATGAGATTGTTAAATGGGCATTGAAATTTAATAAAATAGATAAGTGAAAAGAAATTTTATGGAATGGTATCAATGATTTAAAAACAAAGGAGAAGGAGGTGAAATTCAAATCAAGCTAATTTGTTGGGAAAGGGTGGTGCGGATAGGTTGGAGAGGTTTATTTTAGGTGAAGGAGGAGTTAAAATGATGCAGAAAAAATGCATGCGTACCCTGTTTGTTCTCCTGATATTTTCAGTAATAATTTTTGCAGGGAACAGCTGGGCTCAATTTAACGGTAAGATAAGAGGCAGGGTGTTCGATGAGAAAACCAACGAACCGCTTGCAGGTGCCAATGTAGTGGTGGAAGGCACATATCTCGGCGGTGCAGCAGACAAAGACGGGTATTATTTTATTTTGAATATTTCCCCTGGGATATACACCGTAAAAGTAAGTATGATGGGGTATAATAAAATCAGGGAAGTTGGCGTTAAGGTTAACATCAACCAGACTACAACTCTTAATTTTGCCATGAGCAAAGAAGCAGTAAAAGGCGAGACTGTGACTATTACAGCAAAAAGGCCTGTAGTCCAGTTAGATGTATCATCAAGCCAGAAGATTGTAACAGATGAAACAATAGAACAGCTTCCTCTTGATAACTTGGAAGAAGTGCTTGCTTCTCAAAACGGAATTAATCTCAGAGCATCGCAGGATGGAAGCGGGCTGGTTGTAAGAGGCGGTGAAATTAACGAAACAGACATTGTTGTTGACGGCCTTTCTACAAGAAATGAGAGAACACAGCAGCCGACAACTGCATTGAGTATGACAGCGATTAAGGAAATTGAAATCTTAACTGGAGGTTTCAATGCTGAATTCGGGAATGTCCGTTCAGGAATGATTTCTGTATCAACGCGGGAGGGAAGCCTTGACCGCTACTCATTAAATGTTGATACCAGAATGAGCCCGCCTGCAAGGAAGCATTTTGGGCCGAGCCCTTTCAGCACTGACGGGCCTTTCTGGCAGGTCTATGCAGGAAAAGATGCTTTTACCGGTGTATCCGAGGATATGGTAAAAAACGGCAAATATCCATTCACTTTTATTGGATGGAACGAAGTAGCCCGCCAATTCCTTGCTGACCCTGATCCAAGTAATGATATGACACCTCAGGATTTACTGGAAGTCTGGAAATGGCAGCATAGAATTCGTACATATGCAGATAAGCCGGATTATATTTTTGACGGATCATTCAGCGGCAGGATTCCGTTTACGCCTGTTGCTTTTATGGTTTCACAAAGATATGAAAATCTCCAGTTGGTATATCCATTCAGCAGGAATAATTCTATTGCCAGTACAACATTGCTTAAGTTAACAACTCATTTAACGTCTAATATGAAGTTGTCTTTCAATAATGCATTTGTTCTTACGCATGGTGTAAGCGGATCTATATATGATGATACTAATGGTATGATTACAGGAACCCGCGAGGGGACGGAATACGCACGTGATGCACTTTACTGGCGTTATATGTGGCATAATGCAAATTATAATCCAATTGAGACTATGCAGTACACAGGCGGCTTGGCATTAAACCATGTTCTGAGTGCAAAAACGTACTATGATGTAAGACTGGACTTTACAACTTATAAAACTAAGCAGGAACCTATAGCACTGAGGGATACAACCGGTATTAAGCAGATTGGGAATAAACTCTATGATGAAGCACCATGGGGGTATGTAGGCAGCAAGATAGGATCTATTATAGAAAAATATGATATCCTCGGTGATTTTTTAATGTCCGGAGGAGGCAGAGGACAGGATCACTCAACCTATTGGGGTGCTACTTTGAGAGCTGATCTGGTATCTCAAGTTGATAAACACAACCAGATAAAAACAGGATTTACTCTCGGTTATACCATGCTTCACGAAAGGCGCGAGATCAACCATGGTTATACAACACAGCCTTACACAGAAGCTCCGTGGAAATGGTGGTATTACGACAAGTCTCCTGTAAAACTGGGAGCATATGTTCAGGATAAGCTGGAGTTTCAGGGAATGATTGCAAATATAGGAGTCAGGTTGGATTACTTAATGCCTGGTACCAGTCCTTACAATCTGAACTCTGCATTTATTTTTGCAAATTTACCTTATACTCTGGAGAATTATCGTGCAAATGGCAACAGTTTTTCCAATCTGACAACATCTGATAGAACTTATAAACTGTACATAAGCCCGCGTCTCGGTATTTCTCATCCTGTAACAAGTACAAGTAAAATATTTTTCAATTACGGCCATTTTTATCAACCCCCAATTTATGAACGGCTTTATACTGTAAAACCGGAATCGCGCAGTGCTGTAGTTCCGAACCTCGGTGTGGAATGGCCAAGAACCGTATCGTACGAGATAGGATTTGAACAGAGTATTGCCAATGATTTTCTTCTTCACTTCCTGGGCTACTACAAGGATGTATCTGATCAGCTTTCAAGCCAGGATATTATTTCAATAGATTCCGAGAATGAGGTTCATACCTGGGCAAATAACAGCTATGCAGATATTCGGGGACTTGAACTGAAGATGGAAAAACGTGTCGGCAAATGGTGGTATGGATGGGTTGCTCTTGAATACATGGTTAAGAGTACAGGTTATACAGGATTGGCGCAGATATATGAAGACAAGCAATTGGCTAATCAGGAGCGTGAACGAACCAACCAGGTCAGAGGATGGCCGGTGCCTTCTGTAACAGCAAATTTGAATTTTAGAACACCTGCCAAATTCGGGCCCAGAATTTTTGGTGTAAATGTTCTGGGTAATTGGAGGCTTAATGTACTGCAGGATTGGTCAGGCGGCGGAAAAACACTCCTTAATCCGGAAGCGTTACTCAGTGAGCAGCATTACGCCAAAGAGATAGACTGGTGGAATACGGATTTACTCATAGAAAAAAGAATACAAGTAGGGCTTACAAGATTTGCATTCTTTATGCAGGTGAAAAACCTGTTCAATTTCAGAGGATTCCCAAGTCCGCTCTACTGGAACAAGTATATAGATTCCCTTCATTTACCATGGGAAGCAGGAGATCAAAAGGGTAATGATAAAATTGGTGAGTGGAATAAAGATTATATAGATTTAGGCTGGAACACCTGGGCGCATTTTATCAATCCGAGAGATATTTATTTTGGTATCAAGCTTCAATTTTAAGATGTACCGGCTTTCAAGTCTATTACGGAAAAAGGAGGAATAAACTTATGAAGTTTATCAAATCTAAAAAATGTACTGCTTTTATAGCTGTATATCTCCTTGCTGTTGCTTTTCTTTTTTGGGCGGCTCCGGTTAGCGCTCAATCAAGGACACATAATCTGGGAGATTACAAGCTGAGAATAGATGCCAGTGATGAAGTCAACACAAATGATGTTGACCCGACAGGCGTATGGCCGCAAGGTTATTTCAGGTATGCCACAGTAGTATTTTACAATGGAGGCCATGTTGTCGGAGAATGGATAGATTCTACAGGCACAAAGCATTCAAAGGAAAATTTTATCAGTCCTGTTTCTTATATTCAGACAGCACCCTACGGGATAAAAGAGTATCGTAAATACGAACCGCCTGAGGTCTGGGTGTACAGTGAAGGAAAACCGCAGCTTTCTTCGAGGCGTTTTAACGGTGTTGTGGATCCTACTATTCCATCTGACGAGATGATAGAGCTTAGATATAAGGCTGCACCGGGGTTTGATGTATTGAAGCGGTCATATTCTTTTTCAAATCCGAATCATGATGATTATGTGATTCAATATGTTCGTTATCTCTGTACATTTGACTGGGACCAGGATGATCAGGTTGATACTGATCCCACTCAGACATTAAAGAATGTTTATTTGATTCTCGGTTACTCTTTTCAGACTGCTGAGGGTACGTATATAACTTATTCACAATGGTATGAAGAGGCTAAAGACGACTGGGCATCATATGAAGCTTATTCTCCAAGCCTTGTTAACGGAGGAAGAAAATTACAGATATCTTATGGATGGGACGGTGATCATCCTGATATTACAGAGTTTGAGGAGGGTGGAAAAGAATTTGATGATACAGGCGATCCTCGTTTTGCTGTAGGTG
Coding sequences within it:
- a CDS encoding amidohydrolase family protein, with protein sequence MPKLQKALYFAVALIFLPAMSLIFAQSTLEKLPLKNYRPHSIYQIPKTEIQKARYPVIDMHSHPYAESREDISKWVKTMDEMGIEKTVILTMATGAKFDSIYAEYAGKYPGRFEVWCGFDYSGYDKPGFGPAAVKELERCAKAGATGVGELGDKGKGLFYCDTKAWGMHLDDPRMDPLLEKCAELNVPVSIHVADPIWMYQPMDSTNDGLMNAVEWRLDNQKDIVGHDGMIDILERAVKRHPKTTFIACHFANCSYNLNKLGALLDKYPNLYADIGARYAETAPIPRFTAEFYKKYQNRLLYGTDMGFDENMYRITFRILESSDEHFYEMEQFGYHWALYGLGLSSNILKKIYRSNALKIFKQQRR
- a CDS encoding alpha-galactosidase, whose amino-acid sequence is MKLIIKNIYRPMLVLLFLLLYSECSRTTVFSNKGWSIVADSSNEHLIVKQKDIGIVLQDVTLNLEKNNSLTPLSGWTIKKKDSQKLIIKTEKPQVTTWEFIITDEGININSSTENVIVKGVAPASGGRIPARVASQDNGVIYTSLGFVSAKNIYCLFDRKTDTMIQFPEKSDLQRNASDEQLMDVVFPLRDSLGDEGRTRRGVKIIPSAEISLIQNYYTDELGLKHYEPYWPQNEGAHKFKTAPTGWLSWYCYYMPANQEDMVKDTDALAEDLKKYGLEYVQLDATFTRGKNSNWLEWDKEKYPKGGKWLMQYVKSKGLKPGLWVNIYGANYDHPAFGDQFPDGKYPENWFLHDKNGNLIGACCTADSTVVKLDYSNPQVIKKHLIPLFKTLVNDWGIEYLKDAGHAEWQWTYEENRSRVYNPSLEGRDLYWEAQKAVRNIMGPENWIMGCDAEGGADFYSLGFGLFDSAFNILDDVYNVWEQYIWAPAMGTKMHLASMFSANYLNDIVFYNDPDATMIRPPLTMDEAINNVTSISLTGQSYMISDFMSQPSEKRIEVLKKNMLWGKEFPELIKKLSSDRLKLYKKTMPAMNITPIDLYPFRAKAEYAPLPESYPKTDNFPRALDLKVNKESGVYDVVAVYNWSDKESYEKIGFKKDLGLDNKKSYLIFDFWNKKLIGIVRNEFQVLVAPHGTRVLIIRASDGRPQLLTSSRHITSSYSIKALSWDPDGNILSGTSKVVPDDSYSIFIYVPKSIVLSNIKTNAVTISNNMNSNRVLKLNLRSKNEIVKWALKFNKIDK
- a CDS encoding TonB-dependent receptor; translated protein: MMQKKCMRTLFVLLIFSVIIFAGNSWAQFNGKIRGRVFDEKTNEPLAGANVVVEGTYLGGAADKDGYYFILNISPGIYTVKVSMMGYNKIREVGVKVNINQTTTLNFAMSKEAVKGETVTITAKRPVVQLDVSSSQKIVTDETIEQLPLDNLEEVLASQNGINLRASQDGSGLVVRGGEINETDIVVDGLSTRNERTQQPTTALSMTAIKEIEILTGGFNAEFGNVRSGMISVSTREGSLDRYSLNVDTRMSPPARKHFGPSPFSTDGPFWQVYAGKDAFTGVSEDMVKNGKYPFTFIGWNEVARQFLADPDPSNDMTPQDLLEVWKWQHRIRTYADKPDYIFDGSFSGRIPFTPVAFMVSQRYENLQLVYPFSRNNSIASTTLLKLTTHLTSNMKLSFNNAFVLTHGVSGSIYDDTNGMITGTREGTEYARDALYWRYMWHNANYNPIETMQYTGGLALNHVLSAKTYYDVRLDFTTYKTKQEPIALRDTTGIKQIGNKLYDEAPWGYVGSKIGSIIEKYDILGDFLMSGGGRGQDHSTYWGATLRADLVSQVDKHNQIKTGFTLGYTMLHERREINHGYTTQPYTEAPWKWWYYDKSPVKLGAYVQDKLEFQGMIANIGVRLDYLMPGTSPYNLNSAFIFANLPYTLENYRANGNSFSNLTTSDRTYKLYISPRLGISHPVTSTSKIFFNYGHFYQPPIYERLYTVKPESRSAVVPNLGVEWPRTVSYEIGFEQSIANDFLLHFLGYYKDVSDQLSSQDIISIDSENEVHTWANNSYADIRGLELKMEKRVGKWWYGWVALEYMVKSTGYTGLAQIYEDKQLANQERERTNQVRGWPVPSVTANLNFRTPAKFGPRIFGVNVLGNWRLNVLQDWSGGGKTLLNPEALLSEQHYAKEIDWWNTDLLIEKRIQVGLTRFAFFMQVKNLFNFRGFPSPLYWNKYIDSLHLPWEAGDQKGNDKIGEWNKDYIDLGWNTWAHFINPRDIYFGIKLQF